A stretch of DNA from Juglans microcarpa x Juglans regia isolate MS1-56 chromosome 5D, Jm3101_v1.0, whole genome shotgun sequence:
CTCCATTTTGGCACTTCTTGCGCGTGCATCCTAGCCTTGCTGTGTCCCTCCACACAACCTGTGTGTAGTGCCCGCACATTTCACCAGGAAGGCATTCGTTGTTCCCTGAATTATAAAACTTGTGCTCCCTAACCCACGATTGCACCGCCTCCGTCGGTGTCCAGTGGTCTCGCTTGCCCCAAAACAAGTTCTCACCGTACGGACCGTATGAGTGGATCATCTTACAGTCATTGGAGCGCTTTGTGGCCCATCGGCGGGCATAGCGAGCAAGTTTCTTGTCCCATTTAAGCAGCGGCTCATTAAAATGCTGCCTGACTTTATTGTGGGCAAAGAGGAACTCCTGCGAAATCGAATGGTGGTGCTGCTCCTTCCTATGCCCTAGGTGGCCATTCTTGCTTGTTGCTTTTTGTGCATAGAAAAGTTGGTTTTCCGTCGCGTTAATTACGGCATTATCAAAACCACTACCAAGTCTCCTATGTAATACCGGGCGATGGCCAAGTTTAAACTGATGGGTGTTGGGTTGCGCCGAGACGGCAGCTAGGAGGAGAAGATAGGTGGAGAAAACTATGGAGCAGAGGATTAATGGAGCTTGCGGCATTGGTGTGGTTTTGAATTATTTCCGGTGGCTGGCGTACGTACTTTTGATTTGAATTGACTGCTCTCGTGATCCGAGAGCAGCGGCATGCATGAGAGAGACAAGAATGAAGGCCGAAATGTTAGTTTTGTTTCATTTAACTTGTAATTAGATATTAACCCTATTTTTTCGTTGAATAGCGATGATCAATGATAATTTTGGGTCTTTTCTAGTATAattaaagcatgcatgcatggggatCTTCTATACGTAGAACGTACGTGAAAAGAATAATGGCTAAAATTGGAGTTTGCTTAATTGTTAAGAGGTTGATGAAGAACCGTTAGCCCCCTCGCTTGTGGTAGCTAGCAAATATCTCATCTCACGAGGTCTTCGCAATTTTAGGATTTTGTTTCTTAACGACCAAAACTATCATCTTGGCCGGGTTCTTC
This window harbors:
- the LOC121266041 gene encoding pathogenesis-related protein 1C; the protein is MPQAPLILCSIVFSTYLLLLAAVSAQPNTHQFKLGHRPVLHRRLGSGFDNAVINATENQLFYAQKATSKNGHLGHRKEQHHHSISQEFLFAHNKVRQHFNEPLLKWDKKLARYARRWATKRSNDCKMIHSYGPYGENLFWGKRDHWTPTEAVQSWVREHKFYNSGNNECLPGEMCGHYTQVVWRDTARLGCTRKKCQNGGLFVICVYDPPGNYVNESPFGTINPTTQPLTP